The window GTCATTTTCTCTCTTCAAAGCTACCAGATTTTTGTCGATTATATTTAGCTGCTGTTGAAACTGTTTTTGAACGAACTTCTCGCTATTTAGCGAAAAGCCTATTATAATTCCCACACCTAAAGTTACAAATATAGAAGCAATAGTTATTATAAAGTATCTTACTCCTATTCCGTTCATCTCATCTTACCTCAAGATTACTCTTAGTTTTAACTGAATCAAATAGAAAAAATATTGAAAAGGTGGAGTGACCATTAAAATTGCCAATATAGGAATCAAAGCAGAAAGTAACAAAATCCCTATATATTTAAGACTTACCTTTTCTGTGTAGAGTTTTGACACACCCCTCGCATCTACAAGTTTTGACCCAATTTTTAGCCTTACTAAAAATGTGCTTGACATACCTTTACGACCCTTTTCCAAAAAATCAAGCATACTGCTATGTGAACCAACTGAGACTATCAGCTCAGCACCTTTTTCATAAGCCAAAAGCAAAGCTACATCCTCACTTGTTCCAGGACATGCAATAACTTTAGCGTTAAGTCCCAAAGTTTTGATGCGTTCCAAACCTGGTGCATACCCGTTTGGATATGAGTGTACAATAATCTCATCGCACCTAAGAAGACTTTCCTCTGAGACACTGTCCATATCCCCAATTATTATGTGAGGTTTGATCCTCTCCTCAAGAAGTGCATCTGCTGCTCCATCAACTGCTATTATTACTGGTTTTACTTCCATGATATAGTTTTTTATAGCTTTTATATCTTTCTTAAAACTGCTACCTCTTGTAACAACAAGAACATGCCTCCCGGCAATTTTAGTCTGGATTTCAGGCATTTCAAATTGTCCCAATATAAAACTTTTTTCTTTTTTCGCGTACTCTAAGGTGTTCTCTATAAAGTCTTCTAATAAGTTCTCCATTTCTTTAAAACTTTTTTGGTAATAACGTTCAAACTCCTCTTTTCTTAAGTACTTCGCCTGACATAAATACCTACCGTTGATATATATTTCATCTTCTTTGATTTCTAACAGATCTCCTTCTTTGATTTGGTTGAAGATGTCTTCGCCTAAGTCGTCGATAATTGTCACATCATGAGAAAGAAGAATCTTTGCTCCCAGCGCAGGAAATCTTCCTGTAAAAGATTTTGCACAATTTACTACTATTTTTACCTTCTTTTCTAAGAGTGAATAAGCAGCGACCTCATCAATATCCTCATGCAATATCACCGGTATATCATCTGGTTTGAGACGCTTAACCAAATTTTTGGTCTTTCTATCAATCTTAACCTTCCCTTTTATCATTATTTATCACTCTTATTTTTCTGAAGTTTTGGATTAACAATCTCACGCCATGAGAGGTCTCCTCTGTCCAGTGCCTTTATTAAAAGTTCTGCTGTTGCTATATTTGTTGCAAGTGGAATATTGTGCACATCACAAAGCCTCAAAAGAGCATTTACATCTGGTTCATGTGGCTGTGCTGTCAATGGATCTCTTAAAAATATAACCATATCTATTTGGTTGTATGCAATCAAAGAACCTATTTGCTGATCACCACCAAGTGGTCCCGGCAAAAATCTATGAACTTCAAGTCCAGTTGCTTCTTGAATTAGTCTTCCTGTTGTACCTGTTGCATACAGTGTATGTTTTGATAGTATGAATTTGTACGCTATGGCAAACTGAACCATAAGCTCTTTCTTTTTGTCATGCGCAATAAGTGCTATATTCATCCTCTTCACCTCAAAACATAGTTTTTATGTTTTCTCTATAGATGTTTTGGACTATCCCAAGTGATGCCATGGAGGTTATCATTGAACTTCCCCCATAGCTAATAAACGGCAATGGAATTCCTGTTACAGGCATAATAGCAAGTGTAATAGCAATATTTACAAACATCTGAAAACCAAACATCCCCGCAATTCCTGCCACAATATATGAACCCATTTTGTCCTTACAGTTAGAGGCTATCTTGATTAAATTTACAATCAACAAGGTGTAAAGTACTATTATCACCACACATCCAACAAATCCTAATTCTTCGCCTGCTACGCCAAATATAAAATCTGATTCCTTGACAGGTAGGTAGTCTAACCTATTTATCGTACCCATAAAAAGTCCTTTTCCAAATAATCTACCAGATCCTATTGCAATTTTTGAATATATGACTTGCCAACCTTTACCTAACGGATCAAGCTCTGGATTGAATAAAATTCGTACTCTGTCTTTTTGATAATCAAGAAGTATAAACTCCCATGCAATAGGAATAAATGCAGCAAAAATCCCAATTGCAATATAGAAGTATCGAAGACTTAAACCTGCTACAAATAGAATTGTTACAATTATTGCAACAAAGACCGAAGCTGTTCCTAAGTCAGGTTGTTTTAGAACAAATACTATTGGTATGATAGCAAAAAACAACACTTTCGCAAGATTTTTAAACACATTTATATTTTCTTGCATTGAAACAGCTTTTGCAAAAAATATCACCATTAGAAGTTTAGAAATTTCAGAAGGCTGAAACGACAAAGGTCCAATCTTAATCCATCTTTGACCACCTAAAATACTTATTCCATTTATATCAACATAAAGAAGAAGTCCTACCATTATCAAATAAATAATAACATAAAAGTTTGTCAAAATTCTATAGTCAATTATCGAAAAGATAAAAAACAGAATAAGCCCTAAGCAAAACCAAATAAATTGAGATACCACCAGTTTATATTTACCTGTGTCAAGTACATGTGTTGCACTTGCAATTAGAACAAAACCTATAACACAAAGACCAATCATCAGTACAATGAGAAAAACATTATACCTTTTCTTCAGATATTCTTCATTCTGAACGATCATTTAGTCTTCAGCCTCGTTACTTATTATTTCTGATTTCTTCACAGATTTTATGGGAATATTTGCAACTAGAGCAGGTACAAACTCACCCTTTTGCTCAGAAGGAGTTCTTGTTATTTGAATTTCAAGTAATTTGTCGTCAATTACTATATACTTTTGTATAGCCTTTAATATTTCACTTTTAATAAGCTCCAATAGTTCAGGTGAGACATTTGCCCTATCATGAATCAAGACAAGCTTTAGTCTTTCTTTTGCAATATCTTTTGAAGACTGCTTGTTAAAAAATTTATTAAAAAACTCAAACATTCATAATTCCTCCTATGAGTTATTTAAGCCAAAAAATCTCTTTAATCTCTCAAACCACCCTAAATTTTCTTCACTACTTACAATAGGAATGTTCTCACCAAGTATCCTACGAGCTATATTCCTATATTCTTGTGCTGCTCTTGATTTTTCATCTGTCACAATCGGTTCACCTTTATTAGTAGAGATGATAATCTTCTCATCATCTGGAATAATCCCCAAAAGGTCAATTGACAATATCTCCAATATGTCATCTATATCCATCATGTCACCACGTTTCACCATGTCAAACCTAATGCGGTTAATTATAAGCTTTGGATTATGTAGCTCATAAGCTTCTAATAGCCCAATTATTCTATCAGCATCTCTGACAGCTGAAACCTCAGGTGTTGTCACAACAATTGCCTTATCAGCTCCAGCAATTGCATTTTTGAAACCTTGCTCAATTCCAGCTGGACAGTCGATTAAAATAAAATCAAAATCTTTCTTTAGCTCATCACAAAGACTTTTCATCTGCTCGGGTTTTACAGCAGTCTTGTCCTTTGATTGAGCAGCTGGTAAAAGATAAAGCCCTTCAAACCTTTTGTCTTTAACCAAAGCTTGTTTAGGTTTGCATCGTCCCTCAACGACGTCAACTATGTCAAAGACTATTCGATTTTCTAATCCCATCACAACATCAAGATTTCTAAGACCGATGTCTGCATCAATCAACAGAACCTTTTTCCCCAGGATACTTAGGTATGTTCCCACATTTGCGGTGGTTGTTGTTTTACCAACTCCACCTTTACCAGACGTAATGACATATACCTCTCCCATTCTTCAAAACTCTCCTTTTTGTTAATTGTTATCAAAATTGACTTACAGGCTTTATTACAATTGTATCATCCTCAATGTACGCAACCTCAGGTACCCTTTCTTGGTCTTGATTTTCCTCATCAGGTGCCCGGGCTATTATGTTTGCAATTCTAATCTGAACAGGATTCATCTCAAGCGCAAACACAACTGCGCCTTTGTTACCTGATGCTCCAGCATGTGCAACACCTCTTAAAGCTCCTAATATGATAATGTTGTTTGCTGATATAACCTCTGCCCCTGGATTGACATCCCCAATCACTATTACGTCCGTGTCTGATTTTACAACCTGCCCCGAACGCAAAGTTCCTTTGAAAATTTTTGTATCTTTAGAACCTTCTAGAATTGATATCTTCTTCTCATCTGTTTCATTCGACGTGGGTACAAGGTGGTGAAAACTAATCTCGTCCCATGGAAATATTATATCATGTACTCCTCCGAATGTCTTCATGATATCTATCAATTTTTGCAGTTCATAACTATTTAGCCTTCTTCCTATAAATTGAATGGGAATTTCATATCCTGAAAAGAAGTTCTTACCGTTAATAACCTTCTGCTTAAAATGGTCGCAAATAACGTCAAAATCGCAGTTACTATCCAAAATCACAGCTATTCCTTTTCCAAAACCTTTTAACACAACCGGGTCACTCAAAGCCACTTCCCCCTTTTTTTAATGCGAGGTACTGTCTTGTGGATTTTGTAAGTTGAAATAACTGTCTATTATATCTCTTGCAACGTATGCAGCGTATGAACCATGTCCACCATTTTCCAACACAATAGCAAAGGCAATCTGCGGATCATCGTAGGGTGCAAAGCCAACAAACCAACCATGTGCATCTGAAGAGTTAGAATACTGCGAAGTACCTGTCTTTCCTGCAACAGTAAAAGGCAAATCTTTAAACGCTTGTCTTGCCGTACCTCCTTCTTCACTTGTGACACTCTTCATCCCTTCAAATACTGCTCGTTTTGTAGCAAGCGACATATTGACCCTGCTCAAAACCTTTGGCTTTGACTTGTAAATAACTTTCCCCTTTGCATCAACAATTTTATCTATTAGATTTACCTGATACCTTGTTCCACCGTTTGCAACAGTTGCAATAAAACTTGCCATCTGAATGGGAGTAAATGCATTAATTGACTGACCAATTGCAGCCAAAACTGTGTCACCAGGATACCATGGTTGGTTGAATATCTTTTTCTTGTTTTCCTCATTTGCAAAAATCCCATTAGACTCCCCATCAAGTTGGATATTTGTTTTGCCGCCCAGTCCAAACAAATTAGCATACCTGTCAATCCTATCAATTCCAAGTCTTCTACCAGTTTCATAAAAAAACACATTGCATGAAACCTTCAACGCATCAACAACATCAACCCATCCATGTGTTCTACGATATCTATTCCATAGCCAACATGCCGGCATGAAACCGGATTTTGCATAGTACATGTATCGGCCTGTATCCAGTATCTTTTCGGTGGGTTTTATAACACCTTCCTGCAAGCCTGCTATTGCAGTTAAAATCTTAAAGGTTGAACCGGGTGGATAAACACCTGCAATAGCTCTGTTAAACATTGGTCTGTTAGGATCATTTATTAGTTTATTCCACTCGTTTATTGTGATTCCTTTTATAAATATATTTGGGTCATAAGAAGGATAGCTTGTAAGCGCAAGAACATTTCCTGTTTTTACATCAATCACAACAGCTGCTCCGGCTGTTGCCTTTGGAAACCTTTCACCAAATTCTCCGTTTCTTATTTTTTCTAATACCTTTTTGAGCGAGTTATAAGCAACCCGTTGTAATTTACTATCGATTGTAAGATATACATTTGCTCCTTTTACAGGCTCTTTTTCAACTCTGATATTATTTATCCTTCCAAACTTATCAACCTCGATAAGTTGTATTCCATCTTTGCCACGTAGATATTTTTCATATCTTTTTTCTATTCCCTCAACTCCAATTATACTATCTGCCGAATACCCTTTGTCTTTCAATTCTTCATACTGTTGCTGTGTGATTCTACCAACTCTTCCTACAACAAATGCGTTGTATACTGCATCCTTGTATGTTCTCACTGCCTTTGCTTCTATGTTTACAAAAGAAAATTCCTTTCTCCTTTCTTCTATTTCAGCAATTGTTTTCATTGAAATATCCACTGCTATTGTAACAGGTTGGTACATTTGGTAATAATTATAAAATAGCATATCTTCAACTGCCATAACTTGAATGGCTAAGTTCAAATCAAGATTGTTAGGGATGTAAAATCTTTTTTTAAGTAGATTAAATGCTTGCTCAGCAGAGTAACTTAACGGGATATTTCTGTCCTTTTTCCATTGCTGCTCAACTTTTTTAGCAAGTTTTTTGTCTCTTATACCAAAGTCAAACCTTATAGGGTTTATGCCAATCTTGAACTGATTTAATATCTTATCATTGTTCTTGTTTAAAATCTTGACAATTTCAATTATCTTCTTTGTAAACTCCTTCTTATCCTTTTCTGTCCGGAGTTGTTGAGTTTTCAATATCTGCAAAACATAGGCAGGTCTGTTGTCAGCAAGAGGCCTTCCTTTTCTATCGAAGATTATCCCTCGAGGAGCTTCTAAGTTTGCTTTTTGCATAATTCTCTTTTCCGAAATCTCGTAATAATAGTCACCTTTTACAATTTGAAGATATGCAAGCCGCATAATAAGGATGAAACTCAAAGTTATAAAAAGTATGTATAAAAAAGTCCATCTATTAAATACATTTTTTTCTCTCAGCTTCTGGATAAGTAATATCTTCATTCTTCTCTCAAACTTCTCCCCTTTTTAAGTTTACGAAGATATTTGCTTTCTCTTGAAATGATAAAGTAAATAAATACTCCAAATATGGAATCTAAGACAAACTGAATTACTGTTGTACTTAGAATCAAAGACACATTAGGCAAGCTTTTGTGGACATAGCTCTCTGTTAAATAACGTAAAAAGTTTAGAGATATTAAAAAGCCAAAAAGATATGTTAAAAATATCTCTATTCTCTCCAAATAAATCTTCTCTTTTAATTGTTTGTTTATAAAGAGAAGCAAAACTATTAAGAAGATATTCATAAAAAGACCGTTAGTAAATAACGAACAAAATACAAAAATTAAAATCATATTTGCAAGCATAGCATCTGCAAATTCAAAAAAAATTATATTACAAATAAGAAGAGGAATATACAGCAATATCGAATTTCCCTTTATATATATAAAATCCTGTAATAACATTTGTAAAAAAACTACACCAATTATATTCGCACAATGCAACATAAACTTGTTTTTAAACAATTTACCTAACACCTACCGAAAAATTAATACCTTTCACTTTTTTCAATACCATAACATACTCTATATTCTCAATGTCTACTGCAGGCTTTATCAGTATGTTCTTCGTAAGTTCAAACTTGTCATTTTTTATCTGAACAATTTTTCCTATAACAATGCCCTTAGGGAATATCTCACCCATCCCAGATGTAATAACAACATCGTTTACCCTCACCTTCGAATCTTTTGAGATATACTTAAGCTCACAAAGCCCTTTCCCCATAAGGTTGAGATTTCCTCTTACAACTCCAATATCCCTTGTTCGAACAACCATTGCAGATGCTGAAAAATCTGCATCCAATAGTGTTTCTACTTTTGCCCAATTTCTACCGTAGTCAACAATGCTACCCACTAATCCTTGATTGTTCACAACTACCATGTTTTTCCTAATACCATCTTTTGACCCCTTGTCTATGATAAAGTAACTAAGCCACGCCTCAGATGACCTTAAAACAACTCGGGCAACTTCATAATCAGAAAGTTCCCCAATCTGATCTTTAAGTCCAAGAAGTTCCTTAAGTTTTTGGTTTTCACTTTTTATTTCTTCAATTGTGACTCTATCTGTCTTTAGCTTTTCAAGCTGTGCTTTTAACCTTTTATTTTCAGCAATAATCTGATTTAAATGCACTACTCCATTCACATATTCTTTTATACTCCTGAGTATTTTTATAACCCTAGAATTAATAGGAATATAGCCATCTTTTATTTTTCTTGAAATTATATTAGAGTCATAATTTTGAACAGATATTATAGTCGCAACAATACTAAATAAAAAAGAAACTATAACAATTATTGTAATAAGAACATTCTTTTTCAAAACATTTCATCCTCCACTATCTTAAGCTCCTATTAATCATGACATTTCGCAATGTTTCCAGCTCTTCCAATGCCTTCCCCGCTCCAAGTGCAACACAGTCAAGAGGTCTTTCTGCTATGTGAACAGGCAAACCTGTCTCTTGCTTAATTAACTTATCAAGTCCTTTCAAAAGTGCTCCTCCACCAGTTAACATTATTCCTCTTTCCATAATATCTGCTGCAAGTTCAGGAGGAGTCTTTTCAAGTGTTTGTTTAATAGCATCAACAATTGCCATAACAGGCTCTCTTAAAGCATCTCTTATCTCAGATGAAGAAACCTTTATTGTTTTTGGAAGACCTGTTATTAGGTCTCTCCCTTTAATTTCATACCATTCCTCTTTTTCAAGGGGATATGCTGAACCAATGTTTATTTTTATTTCTTCTGCTGTTCTATCACCAATCATAAGATTGTATTCTTTCTTTATATAATTTGAAATAGCTTCATCAAACTCATCCCCAGCAATTCTCAAAGATTTGCTGGTCACAATACCGCCAAGTGAGATCACTGCAACCTCAGAGGTCCCACTGCCAATATCAACCACCATACTCCCCGCTGGCTCGTCAATCGGAAGTCCCGCACCAATTGCTGCTGCCATTGGTTCTTCCATTATATAAACCTCTCTTGCACCTGCTTTATATGCTGATTCCTCTACTGCTCTTCTCTCAACCTCAGTAACTCCTGATGGAACACAAATAACCACTCGTGGCTTAAGACCAAACAAAGACTTTTTGTATGCTTTCTCCATAAAGTATTTTAGCATAATTTGGGTTGTGTAAAAATCTGCAATTACTCCATCTTTTAGTGGCCTTATAGCCACAATATTTCCTGGTGTTCTTCCAATCATCTCTTTTGCTTCATTACCAACTGCTAAAATCTTTCCTGTATCCTTTTGAACAGCAACAACAGAAGGCTCGTTTACAACAATTCCCTTACCACGTAAATGAACTAATGTATTTGCTGTACCCAAGTCAATTCCTAAGTCTCTATAAAACGACTTCAATAGCCCCATCATAACTCTCCTTTCATCAAGTCATATCCTAATTTTTGTAGCATGGTATTTAGCTTGTACAGAGGAAGACCAACAACATTATAAAAGCATCCTTCTATCTTTTCAACTATTAAACTTCCAAAACCTTGGATTGCGTACGCACCTGCCTTGTCAAAAGGCTCACCTGTTTGTATATACCTTAATATTTCTTCATCACTCATCTGTTTTATATAAACATAACTTTTTTCAAAGTCAGCTAAAATATGGTTTTTAGAAGCATCAATTACACAAACACCTGTATAAACTGTATGGCGTTTGCCACTTATCTTTTTTAGCATGTAAAAAGCCTGCTTTTCATCTGAAGGCTTGCCAAGAATCGTGCCTTCTATGAAAACAACTGTATCAGCAGAGATTATCAAAGAGTCTTTTGCAGTTTCACCAAGCCTCTTTAAGACCTCTTCACCTTTTTTCTTAGCCAAATTTTTTACATTTTCCTCAGGTGTCAAATCATGAGAAATTACTTCATCTACATTTGAAGGAATTATCTCAAACTTTATTCCAAATTGCTTTAAAAGCTCTATCCGGCGTGGAGAAGAAGATGCAAGTATTACTTTTTTCACTTCTTTATTGAATAACCCCTTTCTTTATGTCATTTTATAGATCTAAAAAACAGGGTAAAATGAAGAACTTCTGATATTTTATTATATCATTTAAATGTTGCAAAAAAAATAATTTTTGATAAAAAAAGAAGCTGGTAAATGAGCCTACCAGCTCCTTGTAAACAAAATTCACACTTTTCATTTTTTAATATAATGGTCTTCTCTTGTAGTGAGTATGAAGTATATGATGGGCTTTTTCACTATTTGGATGTCCTAAGAATTCATCATATAGTCTCTTAATAGTTGGATTTTCATGAGACTTTCTTATTGGCAGTGATCTATCCTCGTCATATATAGCACTTGCTCTGAGCCTTGCAACATCTATTTTTTCTCTTACCTTTGCTGGGACAATTGGCTGGCCACCGCCCATTATACAACCACCAGGACATGCCATGATTTCAATAAAGTGATACTCCTTTTCTCCATTCTTAACCATCTCAAGCAGTTTCTTTGCATTAGCAAGTCCATGTGCAACAGCAGCCTTTATCTTCATTGTGCCAACATCAATTTCTGCCTCTCTTATTCCTTCCAAACCACGAACCTGTGTAATCTCTACATTTTCAAGTGGCTTCCCTGTCAAAATCTCGTATACTGTTCTGAGTGCTGCTTCCATTACACCACCTGTTGTGCCAAAGATGACACCTGCACCTGTTATGTCACCCAATGGATCATCAAAATGACTGTCTGGAAGGTTCACAAAATCTATTCCTGCTTCCTTTATCATCCTTGCAAGCTCTCTTGTTGTCAGCACAGCATCTACATCAGGATACCCACTTGCTGCAAGTTCTTCTCTCTGCGCTTCAAACTTTTTAGCTGTGCATGGCATTATGGAAACTACAAACATATTAGCAGGGTCAATTCCCATCTTCTGTGCATAATATGTCTTCAAGATTGCTCCAAACATCTCATGTGGAGATTTGCAAGTTGATAAATTGTCTAAGAATTCTGGAAAGTAGTGTTCACAGAATTTTATCCATCCAGGTGAGCATGAAGTAATAAGCGGAAGTTTCCCACCATTTTTGATTCTATTGATAAGCTCTGTACCTTCTTCCATAATTGTAAGGTCTGCACCTGTAACTGTGTCAAATACCTTGTCAAATCCAAGCATCTTAAGAGCTGTTACCATCTTACCTGTCACACGAGTACCAATTGGAAGACCAAATTCTTCACCAAGTGCAACTCTCACAGCTGGTGCTGTTTGAACAACAACATATTTGTTCTTATCAGCCAAAGCCTTCCATACAATCTCAGTAGAATCCTTTTCACGAAGTGCCCCAACTGGGCAAGCTTGAATACACTGACCACACATTGTACATGCAACATCATTCAAACTTCTGTCAAACGCTGTTGAGACAACTGTTCTAAAACCTCTATAGTTTGCATTTATAACACCAACTTCTTGGACATTTCTACATACATTAATACATCTTTTACAAAGCACACACTTGTTTGGATCTCTAACAATTGAAGGTGAAAAGTCATCAAGAGGCCGTCTTATATTTTCACCTTCATATCTTATCTGCTTGACATTCAAATCTTCAGCAAGTTTTTGAAGTTCACAATTACCACTTCTTACACATGTCAAGCAGCTTCTGTCGTGGTTGGACAAAATCAGCTCGAGGTTAACCTTTCTTGCTCTTCTCACTCTTTCACTGTTTGTGATAACCTCCATACCTTCTGACACAGGATAAACACAAGCTGCTTGCAAGCTCCTTGCACCTTTTATTTCAACCACACACATCCTGCAAGCGCCAATCTCATTTATACCTTTTAAGTAACAAAGTGTTGGAATTTCAACTCCTGCTTCACGTGCTGCCTGCAGAACAGTGTAGTCTTTTGGTACCTGAAGTTTTTTGCCATCAATTGTTATATTCACCATCTCCATCTGCTGTACCCTCCTTTTTAAGCCTTCTTAGAGATTGCTTTGAATGGACATTTTTCTATACATACTCCACACTTAATACACTTTTCTTGATCAATCTCAAACGGCTTTTTAATCTGGCCAGTTATAGCATTTGCCGGACAGTTCTTGGCACAGATACCACAGCCTTTGCAAAGATCTTTGTCAATTACAATTCTCAAAAGTGCCTTACATGCCCCTGCCGGACATCTCTTTTCTTTGACATGTGCTTCATATTCATCTCTGAAGTATCT is drawn from Caldicellulosiruptor naganoensis and contains these coding sequences:
- the minC gene encoding septum site-determining protein MinC, with product MSDPVVLKGFGKGIAVILDSNCDFDVICDHFKQKVINGKNFFSGYEIPIQFIGRRLNSYELQKLIDIMKTFGGVHDIIFPWDEISFHHLVPTSNETDEKKISILEGSKDTKIFKGTLRSGQVVKSDTDVIVIGDVNPGAEVISANNIIILGALRGVAHAGASGNKGAVVFALEMNPVQIRIANIIARAPDEENQDQERVPEVAYIEDDTIVIKPVSQF
- the mgsA gene encoding methylglyoxal synthase, encoding MNIALIAHDKKKELMVQFAIAYKFILSKHTLYATGTTGRLIQEATGLEVHRFLPGPLGGDQQIGSLIAYNQIDMVIFLRDPLTAQPHEPDVNALLRLCDVHNIPLATNIATAELLIKALDRGDLSWREIVNPKLQKNKSDK
- the mreC gene encoding rod shape-determining protein MreC, translating into MKKNVLITIIVIVSFLFSIVATIISVQNYDSNIISRKIKDGYIPINSRVIKILRSIKEYVNGVVHLNQIIAENKRLKAQLEKLKTDRVTIEEIKSENQKLKELLGLKDQIGELSDYEVARVVLRSSEAWLSYFIIDKGSKDGIRKNMVVVNNQGLVGSIVDYGRNWAKVETLLDADFSASAMVVRTRDIGVVRGNLNLMGKGLCELKYISKDSKVRVNDVVITSGMGEIFPKGIVIGKIVQIKNDKFELTKNILIKPAVDIENIEYVMVLKKVKGINFSVGVR
- the minE gene encoding cell division topological specificity factor MinE codes for the protein MFEFFNKFFNKQSSKDIAKERLKLVLIHDRANVSPELLELIKSEILKAIQKYIVIDDKLLEIQITRTPSEQKGEFVPALVANIPIKSVKKSEIISNEAED
- the minD gene encoding septum site-determining protein MinD: MGEVYVITSGKGGVGKTTTTANVGTYLSILGKKVLLIDADIGLRNLDVVMGLENRIVFDIVDVVEGRCKPKQALVKDKRFEGLYLLPAAQSKDKTAVKPEQMKSLCDELKKDFDFILIDCPAGIEQGFKNAIAGADKAIVVTTPEVSAVRDADRIIGLLEAYELHNPKLIINRIRFDMVKRGDMMDIDDILEILSIDLLGIIPDDEKIIISTNKGEPIVTDEKSRAAQEYRNIARRILGENIPIVSSEENLGWFERLKRFFGLNNS
- the steA gene encoding putative cytokinetic ring protein SteA; protein product: MIKGKVKIDRKTKNLVKRLKPDDIPVILHEDIDEVAAYSLLEKKVKIVVNCAKSFTGRFPALGAKILLSHDVTIIDDLGEDIFNQIKEGDLLEIKEDEIYINGRYLCQAKYLRKEEFERYYQKSFKEMENLLEDFIENTLEYAKKEKSFILGQFEMPEIQTKIAGRHVLVVTRGSSFKKDIKAIKNYIMEVKPVIIAVDGAADALLEERIKPHIIIGDMDSVSEESLLRCDEIIVHSYPNGYAPGLERIKTLGLNAKVIACPGTSEDVALLLAYEKGAELIVSVGSHSSMLDFLEKGRKGMSSTFLVRLKIGSKLVDARGVSKLYTEKVSLKYIGILLLSALIPILAILMVTPPFQYFFYLIQLKLRVILR
- the mrdA gene encoding penicillin-binding protein 2, producing MKILLIQKLREKNVFNRWTFLYILFITLSFILIMRLAYLQIVKGDYYYEISEKRIMQKANLEAPRGIIFDRKGRPLADNRPAYVLQILKTQQLRTEKDKKEFTKKIIEIVKILNKNNDKILNQFKIGINPIRFDFGIRDKKLAKKVEQQWKKDRNIPLSYSAEQAFNLLKKRFYIPNNLDLNLAIQVMAVEDMLFYNYYQMYQPVTIAVDISMKTIAEIEERRKEFSFVNIEAKAVRTYKDAVYNAFVVGRVGRITQQQYEELKDKGYSADSIIGVEGIEKRYEKYLRGKDGIQLIEVDKFGRINNIRVEKEPVKGANVYLTIDSKLQRVAYNSLKKVLEKIRNGEFGERFPKATAGAAVVIDVKTGNVLALTSYPSYDPNIFIKGITINEWNKLINDPNRPMFNRAIAGVYPPGSTFKILTAIAGLQEGVIKPTEKILDTGRYMYYAKSGFMPACWLWNRYRRTHGWVDVVDALKVSCNVFFYETGRRLGIDRIDRYANLFGLGGKTNIQLDGESNGIFANEENKKKIFNQPWYPGDTVLAAIGQSINAFTPIQMASFIATVANGGTRYQVNLIDKIVDAKGKVIYKSKPKVLSRVNMSLATKRAVFEGMKSVTSEEGGTARQAFKDLPFTVAGKTGTSQYSNSSDAHGWFVGFAPYDDPQIAFAIVLENGGHGSYAAYVARDIIDSYFNLQNPQDSTSH
- a CDS encoding Maf family protein, whose product is MKKVILASSSPRRIELLKQFGIKFEIIPSNVDEVISHDLTPEENVKNLAKKKGEEVLKRLGETAKDSLIISADTVVFIEGTILGKPSDEKQAFYMLKKISGKRHTVYTGVCVIDASKNHILADFEKSYVYIKQMSDEEILRYIQTGEPFDKAGAYAIQGFGSLIVEKIEGCFYNVVGLPLYKLNTMLQKLGYDLMKGEL
- a CDS encoding rod shape-determining protein codes for the protein MGLLKSFYRDLGIDLGTANTLVHLRGKGIVVNEPSVVAVQKDTGKILAVGNEAKEMIGRTPGNIVAIRPLKDGVIADFYTTQIMLKYFMEKAYKKSLFGLKPRVVICVPSGVTEVERRAVEESAYKAGAREVYIMEEPMAAAIGAGLPIDEPAGSMVVDIGSGTSEVAVISLGGIVTSKSLRIAGDEFDEAISNYIKKEYNLMIGDRTAEEIKINIGSAYPLEKEEWYEIKGRDLITGLPKTIKVSSSEIRDALREPVMAIVDAIKQTLEKTPPELAADIMERGIMLTGGGALLKGLDKLIKQETGLPVHIAERPLDCVALGAGKALEELETLRNVMINRSLR
- the rodA gene encoding rod shape-determining protein RodA, with protein sequence MIVQNEEYLKKRYNVFLIVLMIGLCVIGFVLIASATHVLDTGKYKLVVSQFIWFCLGLILFFIFSIIDYRILTNFYVIIYLIMVGLLLYVDINGISILGGQRWIKIGPLSFQPSEISKLLMVIFFAKAVSMQENINVFKNLAKVLFFAIIPIVFVLKQPDLGTASVFVAIIVTILFVAGLSLRYFYIAIGIFAAFIPIAWEFILLDYQKDRVRILFNPELDPLGKGWQVIYSKIAIGSGRLFGKGLFMGTINRLDYLPVKESDFIFGVAGEELGFVGCVVIIVLYTLLIVNLIKIASNCKDKMGSYIVAGIAGMFGFQMFVNIAITLAIMPVTGIPLPFISYGGSSMITSMASLGIVQNIYRENIKTMF